A single Blattabacterium sp. (Mastotermes darwiniensis) str. MADAR DNA region contains:
- a CDS encoding ABC transporter ATP-binding protein: MWSLFAFSKKYFRKYKLRLCIGFLLILVSNILTILPIPYIGKSINTIKYIFTNFSKKNTYQSEIVISTCIILIIPIIGGFVKYHMRRCIITTSRMIEFDIRNEIFLHYQKLSLSFYKKNSTGDLMHRLTEDVSLIRQYIGPGIMYFVNFLVLFFMVFIQMFRLNKTLTFYVVFPIPILFIFIYYISFYITKKSEEIQNSQSLICSFMQETFSGINIIKSFVSEVFFQEKHKKIILKYQKKNIELAKFDTILSTIIIFFIGSSHLSILFFGSKKYFEGEIKEIGILAEFFTYINVLIFPFIILGWVVSIIEKAKVSQVRIRKFLTEIPEIFNKNLIKTKIFGKVQFINVSFIYNKIDNVSNTISKVSFTIQNGGTLILTGETGSGKTTIGRLISRLYDPDQGEILIDNLSLKNHNLYNFRSNIGYVPQDSFLFSDSIYNNIALGSLKKVSPCRVYEAARKAMIEEEILNFKDGYETIIGERGITLSGGQKQRICIARAIIRNPKILILDDSFSAIDQKTRKLIIRCIKENLKSSTIIIITHDISYISDFDCIIFLKNGRIFKIGNKNSLSLGCL; this comes from the coding sequence ATGTGGAGTTTATTTGCTTTTAGCAAAAAATATTTTCGTAAATACAAATTACGTCTGTGCATAGGTTTTTTATTGATTTTAGTATCAAATATTTTAACAATACTGCCTATTCCTTATATAGGAAAATCTATTAATACCATAAAATATATTTTTACGAACTTTTCGAAAAAAAATACTTATCAATCAGAGATTGTAATTTCCACGTGTATTATTTTAATAATACCAATTATAGGTGGATTTGTTAAATACCATATGAGAAGATGTATTATCACTACGTCAAGAATGATTGAATTTGATATAAGAAATGAGATTTTTCTTCATTATCAAAAATTAAGTTTATCCTTTTATAAGAAAAATTCAACAGGAGATTTAATGCATCGTCTTACAGAAGATGTGTCTTTAATACGACAGTATATAGGACCGGGAATTATGTATTTCGTTAATTTTTTAGTTTTATTTTTTATGGTATTCATACAAATGTTTCGTTTAAACAAAACATTAACTTTTTATGTGGTTTTTCCTATTCCAATTCTTTTTATTTTCATTTATTATATAAGTTTTTATATTACCAAAAAAAGTGAAGAAATACAAAATTCTCAATCTCTTATTTGTTCTTTTATGCAAGAAACATTTTCTGGAATAAATATTATTAAATCTTTTGTTTCTGAAGTTTTTTTTCAAGAAAAACATAAGAAAATTATATTAAAATATCAAAAAAAAAATATAGAATTAGCAAAATTTGATACTATTTTATCTACTATTATTATTTTTTTTATTGGATCCAGTCATCTATCCATTCTTTTTTTTGGAAGTAAGAAGTATTTTGAAGGAGAAATAAAAGAAATAGGAATTCTTGCAGAATTTTTTACGTATATCAACGTGTTAATTTTTCCTTTTATTATTTTAGGATGGGTAGTTTCTATTATAGAAAAAGCTAAAGTCTCGCAAGTTCGTATAAGAAAATTTTTAACAGAAATTCCTGAAATTTTTAATAAAAATTTGATAAAAACAAAAATTTTTGGAAAAGTTCAATTCATAAATGTAAGTTTTATTTATAATAAAATAGATAATGTATCTAATACTATAAGTAAAGTATCTTTTACAATCCAAAATGGAGGAACCTTAATTTTAACTGGAGAAACAGGATCTGGAAAAACAACTATTGGAAGATTAATATCTCGTTTGTATGATCCTGATCAAGGAGAAATACTGATTGATAATCTTTCTTTGAAAAATCATAATCTTTATAATTTTAGAAGTAACATAGGGTATGTCCCCCAAGATTCTTTTCTTTTTTCAGATTCCATTTACAATAATATAGCTTTAGGAAGTCTTAAAAAAGTTTCTCCATGCAGAGTCTATGAAGCAGCTAGAAAAGCAATGATAGAAGAAGAAATTCTTAATTTTAAAGATGGATATGAAACGATTATAGGAGAAAGAGGGATAACATTGTCGGGAGGTCAAAAACAAAGAATCTGTATAGCAAGAGCTATCATCAGAAATCCAAAAATTCTTATATTGGATGATAGTTTTTCTGCTATAGATCAAAAGACTAGAAAATTAATAATTCGTTGTATAAAAGAAAATCTAAAAAGTAGTACTATTATTATTATTACTCACGACATATCTTATATATCTGATTTTGATTGTATTATTTTTTTAAAAAATGGAAGAATATTTAAAATAGGAAATAAAAATTCCTTGTCTTTAGGTTGTCTTTAG
- the nusB gene encoding transcription antitermination factor NusB → MSIRRYFRIRSLQFLYAHYLSKMNYEKVEKYMLKSIEESYDLYIFLLYLILKIREEVINKKPKISNIYENKIDTLQKIAYNSVVKILSNYLLQENYEKILWKKQDEYILFQLIKEIKKSKYYEIFIQKFNSSFEEDKNFIIKYYKNFFISNKKLMEYIEDKYPISGSENLYLSHRMVCQTLKSIKLSKNFKLYNNVYQNDENKKFLIDLYRNTISHQEEFNELINDTSKNWDIKRIATIDLIILQMAICEFLYFPNIPPRATMNEYIEIAKIFCMEKSKMFINGILDKVFKLLNRKNKIFKIGKGLI, encoded by the coding sequence ATGTCAATCCGACGATACTTCAGAATAAGAAGTTTGCAATTTTTATATGCTCACTATTTATCTAAAATGAATTATGAAAAAGTAGAAAAATACATGCTGAAAAGCATAGAAGAATCTTACGATTTATATATTTTTCTTCTTTATTTAATATTAAAAATTAGAGAAGAAGTAATAAATAAAAAACCAAAAATTTCCAATATTTATGAAAATAAAATAGATACATTACAAAAAATTGCATATAATTCTGTAGTGAAAATATTATCCAATTATTTACTTCAGGAAAATTATGAAAAAATACTTTGGAAAAAACAAGATGAATATATTCTTTTCCAACTTATAAAAGAAATCAAAAAATCAAAATATTATGAAATATTTATTCAAAAATTTAATTCTTCTTTTGAAGAAGACAAAAATTTTATCATAAAATACTACAAAAATTTTTTTATTTCCAATAAAAAATTAATGGAATACATTGAGGATAAATATCCAATAAGTGGATCAGAAAATTTGTACCTATCACATAGAATGGTATGTCAAACCTTAAAATCTATAAAATTATCAAAAAACTTTAAGTTATACAATAATGTTTACCAAAACGATGAGAATAAAAAATTTCTTATTGATTTATATAGAAATACAATTTCTCATCAAGAAGAGTTCAATGAATTAATTAATGATACATCAAAAAACTGGGATATAAAAAGAATAGCTACCATAGATTTAATTATATTGCAAATGGCAATTTGTGAATTCTTATATTTTCCAAATATACCTCCTAGAGCTACCATGAATGAATATATAGAAATTGCAAAGATTTTTTGCATGGAAAAAAGTAAAATGTTTATTAATGGTATTTTAGATAAAGTGTTCAAATTATTAAACCGAAAAAATAAAATATTTAAAATTGGAAAAGGATTAATATGA
- the yajC gene encoding preprotein translocase subunit YajC, whose amino-acid sequence MIPILQQNTIMSTIWMFALIFIVFYFFMIRPQIRKQKIEKKFQENIKKGNHIVTNSGIHGKIIEITDYFCILETIVGKIKLEKNTISKELTQLRYGSNKKKEIETIPKKE is encoded by the coding sequence ATGATTCCAATATTACAACAAAATACTATAATGAGTACTATTTGGATGTTTGCATTAATATTTATTGTCTTTTACTTTTTTATGATACGTCCTCAAATACGAAAACAAAAAATCGAGAAGAAATTTCAAGAAAACATAAAAAAAGGAAATCACATAGTAACAAATTCTGGAATTCATGGAAAAATAATAGAAATAACAGATTATTTTTGCATATTAGAAACTATTGTAGGAAAAATAAAACTTGAGAAGAATACCATATCCAAAGAATTGACTCAATTACGTTATGGAAGTAATAAGAAAAAAGAAATAGAAACAATACCTAAAAAAGAATGA
- the coaE gene encoding dephospho-CoA kinase (Dephospho-CoA kinase (CoaE) performs the final step in coenzyme A biosynthesis.) codes for MKSLLIGLTGKMGSGKSLFTSFFQKNGIPVYYSDQRGKIIMNQTKILKKNIIKFFGKKSYENKTINTKFLSKKVFTDPLYLKLLCSIVHPWVLLDFKKWRSSQKTLYLIKESALLFESGTYKDCDYIITITSPTTKMIERIIKRDKLSEEQIMNRLKIQISNKERIKYSNIIVENIQDISFLKEKAKEIHHKIIINGKRR; via the coding sequence ATGAAATCATTATTAATCGGATTAACCGGTAAAATGGGTTCTGGAAAAAGTTTGTTTACATCTTTTTTCCAAAAAAATGGAATTCCTGTTTATTATTCAGATCAAAGAGGAAAAATTATAATGAATCAAACGAAAATATTAAAAAAAAATATTATAAAATTCTTTGGAAAAAAATCTTATGAAAATAAAACCATTAATACAAAATTTTTGTCTAAAAAAGTATTTACAGATCCTCTTTATTTAAAATTATTATGTTCCATTGTTCATCCATGGGTATTATTAGATTTTAAAAAATGGAGGTCTTCTCAAAAAACATTATATTTAATAAAAGAATCAGCACTTCTATTTGAAAGTGGAACTTATAAAGATTGTGATTATATCATTACCATTACTTCTCCTACAACAAAAATGATTGAACGAATAATAAAGAGGGATAAATTAAGTGAAGAACAAATTATGAATCGTTTAAAGATCCAAATATCCAATAAAGAAAGAATCAAATACTCCAATATAATTGTAGAAAATATTCAAGATATTTCTTTTTTGAAAGAAAAAGCAAAAGAAATTCATCATAAAATTATTATAAATGGGAAAAGGAGATAA
- a CDS encoding 30S ribosomal protein THX — protein sequence MGKGDKKTRRGKIINKTYGNLRPNPRNYKKKKNYSSLLPKKEIKYIN from the coding sequence ATGGGAAAAGGAGATAAAAAAACTAGAAGAGGAAAAATAATTAATAAAACATATGGAAACCTCCGTCCAAATCCAAGAAATTATAAAAAAAAAAAAAATTATTCATCTCTTTTACCAAAAAAAGAAATAAAATACATTAATTGA
- a CDS encoding zinc metallopeptidase gives MNYYLIVGIIFFVSIIVSQILKNKFSNYSQFGLHSNMSGKEVAEKMLKDNGIYDVTVVSVEGELTDHYNPLNRTVNLSEKVYYENSTVSAAIAAHECGHVLQHKLGYSMLKFRNRLIPILNFSSKFTNFAIMSGLTIFYSSGGKNDFFLKIGISLFSLVVLFSLITLPIEFDASRRAMIWLKNKNIVDYQEYNQAKDSLRWAAMTYVVSALGSLAQLMYFISFFGKRDE, from the coding sequence ATGAATTATTATTTAATTGTAGGGATTATATTTTTTGTAAGTATTATTGTAAGTCAAATATTAAAAAATAAATTTAGTAACTATTCTCAATTTGGTTTACACAGCAATATGAGTGGAAAAGAAGTAGCGGAAAAAATGTTGAAGGATAATGGAATTTATGATGTTACTGTTGTATCAGTGGAAGGAGAATTAACAGATCATTATAACCCTTTAAATAGGACAGTTAATTTAAGTGAAAAAGTATACTATGAAAATTCTACTGTTTCTGCGGCAATTGCAGCTCATGAATGTGGTCATGTTTTGCAACATAAATTGGGTTATAGTATGTTAAAATTTCGTAATCGATTGATTCCTATTTTAAATTTTAGTTCTAAATTTACAAATTTTGCTATTATGTCTGGTCTCACAATATTTTATAGTTCAGGAGGAAAAAATGATTTTTTTCTTAAAATAGGCATAAGTTTATTTTCTTTAGTTGTTCTTTTTTCTTTAATTACTCTTCCAATAGAATTTGATGCTAGTAGAAGAGCTATGATTTGGTTGAAGAATAAAAATATAGTGGATTATCAGGAATATAATCAAGCAAAAGATTCTTTAAGATGGGCGGCTATGACATATGTAGTTTCAGCATTAGGAAGCTTAGCTCAATTAATGTATTTTATTTCTTTTTTTGGTAAAAGAGATGAATAA
- a CDS encoding NAD(P)/FAD-dependent oxidoreductase — MNIPTVNNLKRVVIIGAGFAGLQVAKKLKRDKFQVVLIDKNNYHTFQPLLYQVATAGLEPDSIANSIRKIIKKKKNFFFRLAYVHYINTKKQKVYTNVGELFYDYLILATGSVTNYFGNRNIEHFSLPMKSIPEALNLRSHILQDFESALLTKDSKIREKLMTFVIVGGGPTGVELAGALAEMKKYVLPHDYPDLDIKQMNIHLLQASTRLLDGMSEKSAQQAFKNLEELGVNVWLDCLVKDYDGQIVFIDKNKKIESYNVIWAAGVKGAMIKGFLNEDMLNSQRILVDNSLKTLRYNNIFAIGDIACMITNKSYPNGHPMTAQPAIQQGNFIANNFNHYLLDKKPIKPFRYKNLGTMATIGRNKAVCDFPYFRLKGFLAWFIWMFVHLVGLIGFRNRAIALTNWIIQYFHYNKSVRLIIRPFNRKNNQLKKN; from the coding sequence ATGAATATTCCAACAGTAAATAATCTAAAAAGAGTTGTTATAATTGGTGCTGGATTTGCAGGTTTGCAAGTAGCAAAAAAATTAAAAAGAGATAAATTTCAAGTAGTCCTTATTGATAAAAATAATTATCATACTTTTCAACCTTTATTGTATCAAGTAGCTACAGCAGGATTAGAACCGGATTCTATTGCAAATTCTATCAGAAAAATTATCAAGAAAAAAAAAAACTTCTTTTTTAGACTAGCTTATGTCCATTATATCAACACAAAAAAACAGAAAGTATATACAAACGTAGGAGAACTTTTTTATGATTATTTAATTCTTGCAACAGGTTCTGTAACTAATTATTTTGGAAATAGAAATATAGAACATTTTTCCCTTCCCATGAAATCTATTCCGGAAGCTTTGAATTTAAGAAGTCATATCTTACAAGATTTTGAATCTGCTTTACTTACCAAAGATTCGAAGATAAGGGAAAAACTTATGACTTTTGTTATTGTAGGAGGAGGACCAACTGGAGTAGAATTGGCTGGAGCTTTAGCTGAAATGAAAAAATATGTTTTACCACATGATTATCCAGATTTAGATATCAAACAGATGAATATTCATTTATTACAGGCATCTACAAGATTATTGGATGGAATGTCTGAAAAGTCTGCTCAACAAGCATTCAAAAATTTAGAAGAATTAGGTGTAAATGTCTGGTTGGATTGTTTGGTTAAAGATTACGATGGACAAATAGTTTTTATAGATAAAAATAAAAAAATAGAATCTTATAATGTTATATGGGCTGCAGGTGTTAAAGGAGCTATGATCAAAGGTTTTCTAAATGAGGACATGTTGAACAGTCAAAGAATTTTAGTGGATAACTCTCTTAAAACTTTAAGATATAATAATATTTTTGCTATCGGAGACATAGCTTGTATGATTACAAATAAATCTTATCCAAACGGTCATCCTATGACTGCTCAACCTGCTATCCAGCAAGGAAATTTTATTGCTAATAATTTTAACCACTATTTACTGGATAAAAAACCAATAAAACCTTTTAGATATAAAAATCTAGGAACTATGGCTACTATAGGAAGAAATAAAGCAGTATGTGATTTTCCTTACTTTAGATTGAAAGGTTTTTTAGCATGGTTTATTTGGATGTTCGTTCATTTAGTAGGTTTAATAGGTTTTAGAAATAGAGCAATAGCTTTAACCAATTGGATTATTCAATATTTTCACTATAACAAAAGCGTTAGATTAATTATAAGACCTTTTAATAGAAAAAACAATCAATTAAAAAAAAATTGA
- a CDS encoding chorismate-binding protein, whose product MVFIRVSITSLYKKIIKKYWKNESFVVFKKPCENRIYFYSKKNETSKIKENFFLIGSFNHDTIIRIYTDKIYFVDIENIFSIKTLINHNDFFSYQEISSFLIYSHTYKNMIKKAIEFIKNKYFKKVVLSRLMKISFHNFYLKETFQRLILSYPKAFVTLWYDFDHGLWLGASPELLMKSHGKKLKTVALAGTIPIGNNNWTKKEIEEHEIVVRYIVNFLKKHYSGILSIQKTRIMDLGTIHHLETPINFYFFKNPDYYDILYHMYPTPSICGFPIRSSLDFIQKNEECNRNFYTGYFGPVNGMNMELYLNLRCARIRMDKKEITLYAGSGITRSSNVDKEYLETENKIKNILSQFFFN is encoded by the coding sequence ATGGTTTTTATACGAGTAAGCATTACCAGTTTATACAAGAAAATAATAAAAAAATATTGGAAGAATGAAAGTTTTGTTGTATTTAAAAAACCTTGTGAAAATAGAATATATTTTTATTCAAAAAAAAATGAAACTAGTAAAATAAAAGAAAATTTTTTTTTAATTGGAAGTTTTAACCATGATACTATCATAAGAATATATACGGATAAAATATATTTTGTAGATATAGAAAATATATTTTCTATCAAAACATTGATAAATCATAATGATTTTTTTTCGTATCAAGAAATTTCTTCTTTTTTAATTTATTCTCATACATACAAGAATATGATTAAAAAAGCTATTGAATTTATTAAAAATAAATATTTTAAAAAAGTAGTTTTATCTAGATTGATGAAGATTTCATTCCATAATTTTTATTTAAAAGAAACTTTTCAAAGACTAATTTTGTCTTATCCTAAAGCTTTTGTTACTCTTTGGTATGATTTTGATCATGGTTTATGGTTAGGAGCTTCTCCAGAATTATTAATGAAATCTCATGGAAAAAAATTAAAAACTGTAGCACTAGCTGGTACTATTCCTATTGGAAATAATAATTGGACAAAAAAAGAAATAGAAGAACATGAAATTGTAGTAAGATATATTGTTAATTTTTTAAAAAAACATTATTCAGGGATTCTTTCTATACAAAAAACTAGGATTATGGATTTAGGAACTATACATCATTTAGAAACTCCTATTAATTTTTATTTTTTTAAAAATCCAGATTATTATGATATATTATATCATATGTATCCAACTCCTTCTATATGTGGTTTTCCTATAAGAAGTTCGTTAGATTTTATTCAAAAAAATGAAGAATGCAATAGAAATTTTTATACAGGATACTTTGGTCCTGTAAATGGAATGAATATGGAATTGTATCTCAACCTAAGATGTGCAAGGATAAGAATGGATAAAAAAGAAATAACCCTATATGCAGGAAGTGGAATTACTAGATCTAGTAATGTAGATAAAGAATATTTAGAAACAGAAAATAAAATAAAAAATATTCTTTCTCAATTTTTTTTTAATTGA
- a CDS encoding PaaI family thioesterase, with protein sequence MKKINEKLLKELNSLRKNTLMQTLKIKYIGIGININTLIAKMSINKNVLQPMGFLHGGATIALAESVGSSLSIINVNQKIFNVFNVEISANHIRNIRKGTLFAKAKLIHKGRTIHFIKMNISNENKDVISFCKMTNIIIPKK encoded by the coding sequence ATGAAAAAAATCAATGAAAAACTATTAAAAGAATTGAATAGTTTAAGAAAAAATACTTTGATGCAAACTCTGAAAATAAAATACATTGGTATAGGGATAAATATAAATACTTTAATAGCGAAAATGTCAATAAATAAAAATGTACTTCAGCCAATGGGTTTTCTTCATGGAGGAGCTACAATAGCTTTGGCAGAAAGTGTTGGAAGTTCATTATCTATTATAAATGTCAATCAAAAAATTTTTAACGTTTTCAATGTGGAAATTTCCGCCAATCACATACGAAATATTAGAAAAGGAACACTATTTGCAAAGGCAAAGCTAATTCATAAAGGAAGAACCATTCATTTTATAAAAATGAATATTTCTAATGAAAATAAAGATGTTATTAGTTTTTGTAAAATGACCAATATAATAATCCCAAAAAAATAG
- a CDS encoding isopentenyl-diphosphate delta-isomerase produces MRKKEFFIPLIGKKNKIIGFEKKEKIHTIGLLHSAVSVFVFNSKKKNQKMLMLQKRSSQKYHSSLLWTNTCCSHPRKNESILTAAHRCLIEEMGFDCFLEKKFCFTYRELLNNGLIENELDHVFVGYYSYSPIINYKEVDNWKWITLNKLIEDIHISPESYTIWFKIIIKKYLKQLDFN; encoded by the coding sequence ATGAGAAAAAAAGAGTTTTTTATTCCTTTAATTGGAAAAAAAAATAAAATTATTGGTTTCGAAAAAAAAGAAAAAATTCATACAATAGGATTATTACACAGTGCAGTTTCTGTATTTGTATTTAATAGTAAAAAAAAAAATCAAAAAATGTTAATGTTACAAAAAAGATCCTCACAAAAATATCATTCTTCACTACTTTGGACTAATACATGTTGTAGCCATCCTAGAAAAAACGAATCTATTTTAACAGCAGCACATCGTTGTTTAATAGAAGAAATGGGCTTTGATTGTTTTTTAGAGAAAAAATTTTGTTTCACTTACCGTGAATTGTTAAATAATGGATTGATAGAAAATGAATTAGATCATGTTTTTGTAGGATATTATTCATATTCTCCAATCATCAATTATAAAGAAGTAGATAATTGGAAATGGATAACTTTAAACAAATTAATTGAAGATATCCATATATCTCCAGAATCTTACACCATATGGTTTAAAATTATTATCAAAAAGTATTTAAAACAATTAGATTTTAATTAA
- a CDS encoding 6-carboxytetrahydropterin synthase has translation MKATISRKGYFSAAHKLYNNHWNRHKNIETFGKCAYLNYHGHNYEYIVSITGEVDPETGFVFSIQKLKNLLREEIEVIFDHKNINLDIKEFSVINPTTENIVIFIWNRINQKINPHLDLKITLYETTKNFAEYNGS, from the coding sequence ATGAAAGCAACTATAAGTAGAAAAGGATATTTTAGTGCGGCACATAAACTTTACAATAATCATTGGAATCGTCATAAAAATATTGAAACTTTTGGAAAGTGCGCTTATTTAAATTATCATGGACATAATTATGAATATATTGTTAGTATTACAGGAGAAGTAGATCCAGAAACTGGATTTGTTTTCAGTATCCAAAAATTAAAAAATCTTCTCCGTGAAGAAATAGAAGTAATTTTTGACCATAAAAATATTAATTTAGATATAAAGGAGTTTTCTGTAATTAATCCAACAACAGAAAATATTGTCATTTTTATTTGGAATAGAATAAATCAAAAAATAAATCCTCATTTAGATTTAAAGATTACCTTGTACGAAACTACTAAAAATTTTGCAGAATATAATGGATCATAA
- the gcvT gene encoding glycine cleavage system aminomethyltransferase GcvT has product MDHNILKKTTLYDNHIQLGAKMISYSGFSMPLQYISSLVEHMTVRKNVGIFDVSHMGKFILKGKTSNNFLQYLTTNNLSNIKSGQAQYTCFINNFGGIIDDLVIYKISEIEFLLIVNAVNIDKNKKWINHHIINNNVDLKFQDLSLKYSILSVQGPLSLDVLQPFTNISLSNIPFYHFEIGKFLGIDGVLISRTGYTGSEGMEVYIHNKYVESIWNEILKKGQSLNIKPCGIASRDSLRIEMGYRLYGQDISENVTPIEAGLHWIIKFNKQFIARNILQKQKRDGIYKKFISFVIEKKGKIPRKGYLLKDKKNYTVGTVTSGVFSPLLKKGIGLGFFTENIMDKNNLFISIRNKNIPIKIVKLPFIKKFISY; this is encoded by the coding sequence ATGGATCATAATATTTTGAAAAAAACTACTTTATACGATAATCACATACAATTAGGAGCTAAAATGATTTCTTATTCCGGTTTTTCCATGCCTCTTCAATATATCTCTTCATTAGTAGAGCATATGACTGTAAGAAAAAACGTTGGAATATTTGATGTTAGTCATATGGGAAAATTTATTTTAAAAGGAAAAACTTCCAATAATTTTCTCCAATATTTAACTACCAATAATCTATCTAATATAAAATCTGGACAAGCACAATATACTTGTTTCATTAATAATTTTGGAGGGATTATAGATGATTTAGTCATTTATAAAATTTCAGAAATAGAATTTTTACTTATAGTTAATGCAGTCAATATTGATAAAAACAAAAAATGGATCAATCATCATATTATTAATAACAATGTGGATTTGAAATTTCAAGATTTATCTTTAAAATATTCTATTTTATCCGTACAAGGACCACTATCTTTAGATGTTCTTCAACCATTTACCAATATTTCATTATCCAATATCCCTTTTTATCATTTTGAAATAGGAAAATTTTTAGGAATAGATGGAGTATTAATATCTCGTACAGGATATACTGGATCCGAAGGAATGGAAGTCTATATACATAATAAATATGTAGAATCTATATGGAATGAAATCCTAAAAAAAGGACAGTCCTTGAATATAAAACCTTGTGGAATAGCAAGTAGAGATTCATTAAGAATAGAAATGGGATACCGTTTATATGGTCAAGACATTTCAGAGAATGTTACACCTATAGAAGCTGGATTACATTGGATCATAAAATTTAACAAACAATTTATTGCAAGAAACATATTGCAAAAACAAAAAAGAGACGGAATATATAAAAAATTTATATCTTTCGTCATAGAAAAGAAAGGAAAAATCCCCAGAAAAGGATATTTATTAAAAGATAAAAAAAATTATACTGTAGGAACGGTAACTTCTGGTGTATTTTCTCCTCTATTAAAAAAAGGAATAGGATTAGGTTTTTTTACAGAAAATATAATGGATAAAAATAATCTTTTTATTTCAATAAGAAACAAAAATATTCCTATCAAAATTGTAAAATTACCCTTCATTAAAAAATTTATTTCTTATTGA